A genomic stretch from Haloarchaeobius amylolyticus includes:
- a CDS encoding archaemetzincin family Zn-dependent metalloprotease, with protein MLVDIVPVGDVSAPVKRAASEGLRTVYGCDVTVHEPQSLPSGAYDPKRNQYSAEEFIQLAERVGNGEKNIAVTPKDLFYRRRNYVFGLAYLDGSGSVVSTYRLQTSSDGGFSNKSSEEIFEDRIRKEIVHEIGHTLGLEHCDNNRCVMNFSPTVREVDVKEETLCGSCQRMVL; from the coding sequence ATGCTCGTTGATATCGTTCCGGTGGGTGACGTATCCGCGCCCGTGAAGCGCGCGGCGTCCGAGGGGCTGCGGACGGTCTACGGCTGCGACGTGACCGTCCACGAGCCCCAGTCGCTGCCCAGTGGCGCGTACGACCCCAAGCGCAACCAGTACTCCGCCGAGGAGTTCATCCAGCTGGCCGAGCGCGTCGGCAACGGGGAGAAGAACATCGCCGTCACCCCCAAGGACCTCTTCTACCGGCGACGCAACTACGTCTTCGGGCTCGCCTATCTCGACGGGAGCGGCAGCGTCGTCTCGACCTACCGGCTCCAGACCTCCAGCGACGGCGGCTTCTCGAACAAGAGCTCCGAGGAGATCTTCGAGGACCGCATCCGCAAGGAGATCGTCCACGAGATCGGGCACACGCTCGGGCTCGAACACTGCGACAACAACCGCTGCGTGATGAACTTCTCACCCACCGTCCGCGAGGTCGACGTGAAAGAGGAGACGCTGTGTGGCTCCTGCCAGCGCATGGTGCTCTGA
- a CDS encoding UPF0146 family protein, translated as MATDSTPALCGWLARYETVVEVGVGHRTDVAAGLAERGVRVTATDVYDRPVPDGVRFVRDDVTDPDLAVYRDADAIYALNVPPELHRPVWDVAKRVGADFVFTTLGGDQPAIPVERETIPADTLYVARDGPGR; from the coding sequence GTGGCGACCGATTCGACACCCGCTCTCTGCGGGTGGTTAGCACGCTACGAGACCGTCGTCGAGGTCGGTGTCGGGCACCGGACGGACGTGGCCGCCGGCCTCGCAGAGCGCGGCGTCCGGGTCACCGCGACCGACGTGTACGACCGGCCCGTCCCCGACGGGGTCCGGTTCGTCCGCGACGACGTGACCGACCCCGACCTCGCTGTCTACCGCGACGCCGACGCCATCTACGCGCTGAACGTCCCGCCCGAGCTGCACCGGCCCGTCTGGGACGTCGCGAAACGGGTGGGTGCGGACTTCGTCTTCACGACGCTGGGCGGCGACCAGCCCGCGATTCCGGTCGAGCGAGAGACGATACCCGCCGATACGCTGTACGTGGCCCGTGACGGCCCGGGGCGCTGA